From the Candidatus Neomarinimicrobiota bacterium genome, one window contains:
- the tuf gene encoding elongation factor Tu (EF-Tu; promotes GTP-dependent binding of aminoacyl-tRNA to the A-site of ribosomes during protein biosynthesis; when the tRNA anticodon matches the mRNA codon, GTP hydrolysis results; the inactive EF-Tu-GDP leaves the ribosome and release of GDP is promoted by elongation factor Ts; many prokaryotes have two copies of the gene encoding EF-Tu): VMPGDNVEVTGTLITPIAMDKELRFAIREGGHTVGAGVVTEILE; the protein is encoded by the coding sequence GGTGATGCCTGGCGACAATGTAGAAGTGACGGGTACCTTGATTACCCCAATTGCAATGGATAAGGAACTTCGGTTTGCGATAAGAGAAGGTGGCCATACTGTGGGCGCCGGTGTCGTTACCGAAATATTGGAGTAA